The nucleotide sequence ACTCTGGATGACCGGTAACAAACGCCAGACGCTTATCTTTGCTGGCAAACAGATAGGCGCCAGCCTGCTCCGATTCAACCAGAATATCTAAATCTGTATGCTGCCGAATCACATCAGCCGGGAAATCCGCATAGCGAGAATGTGGAGCCAGGAACGTTTCATCAAAACCGCGGGTCAACAACGCATGGGGTTGTAACGTTTGATGCGAATAAACGCCAGATAGCTTTTCCTTACGGGTCATTTTTGGAATGCCGTAGAGGATATTGAGAGCAGCCTGCACAGCCCAACACACGAATAATGTGGAGGTCACATGCTCTTTTGCCCACTCGATGACACGCGCGATCTGTGGCCAATAAACAACATCGCAGAAATCGACTAATCCCAGTGGTGCGCCAGTCACAATCAAGCCATCAAAATTGTCGTTCTGAATATCGTCAAAATCGCAGTAGAAATTATTCAAATGCTCAGCCGGCGTATTCTTTGATTCACGACTATCGATACGCAACAGCTGGATATCAATCTGTAGGGGTGAATTGGATAACAGGCGCAGAAACTGGTTTTCAGTCTCAATCTTTTTAGGC is from Pectobacterium carotovorum and encodes:
- the metA gene encoding homoserine O-acetyltransferase MetA translates to MPIRVPDELPAVNFLRNENVFVMTSSRAKTQEIRPLKVLVLNLMPKKIETENQFLRLLSNSPLQIDIQLLRIDSRESKNTPAEHLNNFYCDFDDIQNDNFDGLIVTGAPLGLVDFCDVVYWPQIARVIEWAKEHVTSTLFVCWAVQAALNILYGIPKMTRKEKLSGVYSHQTLQPHALLTRGFDETFLAPHSRYADFPADVIRQHTDLDILVESEQAGAYLFASKDKRLAFVTGHPEYDALTLAGEFFRDYDAGLDPAVPVNYFPDDNPELAPKASWRSHGHLLFVNWLNYYVYQITPYDLRRMNPTLD